One segment of Aquimarina sp. BL5 DNA contains the following:
- a CDS encoding PorP/SprF family type IX secretion system membrane protein, protein MIKKILYISVFIFCSHIVSGQDGSSNTSGILPSDIPLHNSLKYNRFLFNPTFSLVRENKNSLNIYNRNPRASFSDNSQTYFLSYSARFEEKTGIGVGLFQQNVGIFRFFGATANYAYNIELNRDMNFTFGVNLSYSQSSLKSNLDEAQVNDDIINNYENSSVFLLRPGVNLNYGNFDVGVSVGNLVTYNLTASELLTDNFEYSGHVMYTTELDWRRIDNELRGMVYASKPGEQDLRYGGNVLFEIPKYGWAQLGYNSFYGGSIGIGANITKMISIGYTVEPGIGGDSNVAEFGATHEFGLAFNFAKEEKRRKRRNISSKSSLQRDSEIRRLKKEILDQNKIIRELQRTNSDSLSQAQRSMNRLERSIQEAKEEEARKARELALQREEEVKLLNKQKEELAAQKKLELEMSEQKAEEERLAARKRLELEMAEQKNAEEAAGRQEEEARIAAEEAAREAEAEQQEAAAEAEEQAKREAAEAVRLAEEAAETERQRIAASEEAARQEEEKVKREAEEAVRLAEEAAETERQQIAAAELAKKEAEAEAIRQEEERLAAQKKLELEMATQKAEEERLAARKKLELEMAEQKRREESQKTLEREVAIQKDAEAEAARLAEEERLRQEAEAARLAEEERLRQEAKAARLAEEERLRQEAEAARLAEEERLRQEAEAARLAEEERQRQEAEAARLAEEERLRQEAEAARLAEEERLRQETEAARLAEEERLRQEAEAARLAEEERLRQEAEAARLAEEERLRQEAEAARLAEEERLRQEAEAARLAEEERQRQEAEAARLAEEERLRQEAEAARLAEEERLRQEAEAARLAEEERQRQEAEAANTEEKGEDLDAIQKELDNSSRITDKLIASRDSLLTSTTNLDKRGFNKLLESLVNMNDEAEEVKNTNDATSSKRLTAKNRFIKFADATRPEAKYATKFIPGYPEGYYLIGNVFRGGTYADSFTNKLNDLGFNDAQIILNPENQYQYVSIKYYADKTEAAENYLNNIGNKYFGDMWILHIAKSRVESLKRLVQETRLIKDTVKDDTVLTESLSYIGGHNIENGYYLITNIFKRENYFERGMDRLKSNGLEPKFFRNPKDNYIYVYLDKFDSLDQAKASLFSNVNNTYDGDLYILKIE, encoded by the coding sequence ATGATTAAAAAAATACTTTATATATCCGTATTCATTTTTTGCTCGCATATCGTGAGCGGACAGGATGGATCATCTAATACATCAGGTATATTACCGTCAGATATTCCGTTACATAATTCCCTTAAATATAATCGGTTTTTATTCAACCCTACTTTTTCTTTGGTTAGGGAAAACAAAAACTCATTAAATATATACAATAGGAATCCTAGAGCAAGTTTTAGTGATAATTCACAGACATATTTTCTTAGTTATTCGGCAAGATTCGAAGAAAAAACAGGAATTGGTGTCGGACTATTTCAGCAAAATGTTGGCATATTCAGATTCTTTGGAGCTACAGCGAACTACGCATATAATATAGAACTAAATAGAGACATGAATTTCACCTTTGGGGTGAATTTGAGTTATTCTCAGAGTTCTTTGAAAAGTAATTTGGATGAGGCGCAGGTAAATGATGACATCATTAATAATTATGAGAACAGTTCTGTTTTTCTACTTCGTCCTGGAGTAAATTTAAATTATGGAAATTTTGATGTTGGTGTTTCTGTAGGGAATTTAGTTACATATAATCTTACAGCGAGTGAATTGTTAACTGACAATTTTGAATATTCTGGTCATGTAATGTATACTACGGAACTTGATTGGAGGAGAATAGACAATGAACTACGTGGAATGGTATATGCATCCAAACCAGGAGAACAAGATTTACGATATGGAGGAAACGTCTTATTCGAAATTCCAAAATATGGGTGGGCACAATTAGGCTATAATAGTTTTTATGGTGGTTCAATTGGTATAGGAGCAAATATTACAAAAATGATTTCTATCGGGTATACGGTAGAGCCAGGAATTGGTGGAGACTCTAATGTTGCTGAATTTGGGGCAACCCATGAATTTGGTTTAGCTTTTAATTTCGCAAAAGAAGAAAAGAGAAGAAAAAGAAGAAATATTTCATCAAAAAGCTCGTTACAGAGAGATTCTGAAATAAGAAGATTAAAGAAAGAAATTTTAGACCAAAATAAGATAATAAGAGAATTACAACGCACGAATAGTGATTCTTTATCACAGGCACAGAGATCCATGAATAGATTAGAAAGATCTATTCAGGAAGCTAAAGAAGAAGAAGCGAGAAAGGCAAGAGAACTTGCATTACAAAGAGAAGAAGAAGTAAAGCTTCTTAATAAGCAGAAAGAAGAATTAGCTGCTCAGAAGAAATTAGAGCTAGAAATGTCTGAGCAAAAAGCGGAAGAAGAGCGATTAGCAGCTCGGAAAAGGCTGGAGCTAGAAATGGCCGAACAGAAGAATGCAGAAGAAGCTGCAGGAAGACAAGAAGAAGAGGCTAGAATCGCTGCTGAGGAAGCTGCGAGAGAAGCAGAAGCTGAACAACAAGAAGCAGCAGCAGAAGCAGAAGAGCAAGCTAAAAGAGAAGCAGCAGAAGCTGTTAGATTAGCTGAAGAGGCTGCTGAAACAGAAAGACAACGAATAGCTGCTTCTGAAGAAGCTGCAAGACAAGAAGAAGAAAAAGTCAAAAGGGAAGCTGAAGAGGCTGTTAGATTAGCAGAAGAAGCTGCTGAAACGGAGAGACAACAAATAGCTGCAGCGGAGTTAGCTAAGAAGGAAGCTGAGGCAGAAGCTATAAGACAGGAAGAAGAAAGACTAGCGGCTCAGAAGAAACTAGAATTAGAAATGGCTACTCAAAAAGCTGAAGAAGAAAGATTGGCAGCTCGTAAGAAGTTGGAGCTTGAGATGGCAGAGCAGAAAAGAAGAGAAGAATCTCAGAAAACACTAGAAAGAGAAGTAGCTATACAGAAGGATGCTGAAGCAGAAGCTGCAAGATTAGCAGAAGAAGAGAGATTACGTCAGGAAGCAGAAGCTGCAAGATTAGCAGAAGAAGAGAGATTACGTCAGGAAGCAAAAGCTGCAAGATTAGCAGAAGAAGAGAGATTACGTCAGGAAGCAGAAGCTGCAAGATTAGCAGAAGAAGAGAGATTACGTCAGGAAGCAGAAGCTGCAAGATTAGCTGAGGAAGAGAGACAACGTCAGGAAGCAGAAGCTGCAAGATTAGCAGAAGAAGAGAGATTACGTCAGGAAGCAGAAGCTGCAAGATTAGCTGAAGAAGAGAGATTACGTCAAGAAACTGAAGCTGCAAGATTGGCTGAGGAAGAGAGATTACGTCAAGAAGCTGAAGCTGCAAGATTAGCTGAAGAAGAGAGATTACGTCAAGAAGCTGAAGCTGCAAGATTGGCTGAGGAAGAGAGGTTACGTCAAGAAGCTGAAGCTGCAAGATTGGCTGAAGAAGAGAGATTACGTCAGGAGGCAGAAGCTGCAAGATTAGCAGAAGAAGAGAGACAACGTCAGGAAGCAGAAGCTGCAAGATTAGCAGAAGAAGAGAGATTACGTCAGGAAGCAGAAGCTGCAAGACTAGCTGAGGAAGAGAGATTACGTCAGGAAGCAGAAGCTGCAAGATTAGCAGAAGAAGAGAGACAACGTCAGGAAGCAGAAGCTGCAAATACAGAAGAAAAAGGTGAAGATTTAGATGCAATACAAAAAGAATTAGATAACAGTAGTAGAATTACTGATAAATTGATTGCATCAAGGGATTCATTATTAACCTCTACTACAAATCTTGATAAGAGAGGATTTAATAAACTATTAGAGTCTCTGGTAAATATGAATGACGAAGCCGAAGAGGTTAAGAATACAAATGATGCTACTAGCTCTAAGAGACTTACTGCTAAGAACAGGTTTATCAAGTTTGCAGATGCTACAAGACCTGAAGCTAAATATGCTACTAAATTTATTCCTGGTTATCCAGAAGGATATTATTTAATTGGTAATGTGTTTAGAGGTGGAACATATGCGGATAGCTTTACCAATAAATTAAATGATCTTGGTTTTAATGATGCTCAGATAATTCTAAATCCTGAAAATCAATATCAGTATGTATCTATTAAGTATTACGCTGATAAAACTGAAGCTGCAGAGAATTATTTAAATAATATTGGAAATAAATATTTCGGTGATATGTGGATATTACATATTGCTAAAAGTAGAGTAGAGTCTCTAAAAAGATTAGTGCAAGAAACGAGACTGATTAAGGATACAGTGAAGGATGATACTGTATTGACAGAGAGTCTATCATATATAGGCGGTCACAATATTGAGAATGGTTACTATTTGATCACGAATATTTTTAAGAGAGAAAATTATTTTGAAAGAGGAATGGATAGACTTAAATCTAATGGATTAGAACCTAAGTTTTTCAGAAACCCTAAGGATAATTACATATATGTCTATTTAGATAAATTTGATAGTCTGGATCAGGCTAAGGCGAGCTTGTTCTCTAATGTGAATAACACATATGATGGCGATCTTTATATATTAAAAATAGAATAG